In Candidatus Kaistella beijingensis, a genomic segment contains:
- a CDS encoding MBL fold metallo-hydrolase: protein MITVKSFVFNPFSENTYVIFNEKNDAFIIDPGNFSEQETETVIKLVSENNLKVKNILLTHAHIDHVLGLQEIYNQFKVPVLLHEIEKEILERNPMDANRFGFFFKPFEGEIQYLKEGETIDLGEEKFKILHVPGHSPGHVAFYHQPQKFVISGDVLFEGSIGRTDLYKGNYEQLINSIKTKLFVLEDETKVYNGHGNPTTIGFEKMHNPFFR from the coding sequence ATGATTACTGTTAAATCTTTCGTTTTCAATCCTTTCTCCGAAAATACGTATGTCATTTTTAATGAAAAGAATGACGCTTTCATCATCGATCCTGGGAATTTCAGCGAACAGGAAACCGAAACCGTTATAAAATTGGTCTCCGAAAATAATTTAAAGGTTAAAAACATTCTTTTGACTCATGCACATATCGACCACGTTTTGGGACTGCAAGAAATTTACAACCAATTTAAAGTTCCCGTTTTATTGCATGAAATCGAAAAAGAAATCCTTGAAAGAAATCCAATGGATGCAAACCGTTTTGGTTTTTTCTTCAAACCTTTCGAGGGTGAAATTCAATATTTGAAAGAAGGCGAAACTATAGATTTAGGTGAGGAAAAATTCAAAATCCTTCATGTTCCAGGACATTCTCCAGGTCATGTCGCTTTTTATCACCAACCACAAAAATTTGTTATTTCAGGTGACGTACTTTTTGAAGGAAGCATCGGAAGAACCGATTTATACAAAGGAAATTACGAACAACTCATCAACAGCATCAAAACTAAACTTTTCGTTTTAGAGGATGAAACAAAAGTTTACAATGGACACGGAAATCCTACGACGATTGGTTTTGAGAAAATGCATAATCCGTTTTTTAGGTAA
- a CDS encoding thioredoxin family protein, with the protein MANTPSNMLELGTKAPFFELPNPSHSNEIQSLDDLKGEKGTLVIFMCNHCPFVLHIIDKLAELYEDYQEKGIEFIAINSNDVEKYPADSPEKMVEFQVDRKFDFPYLFDESQAVAKAYDAACTPDFYFFDEKLDLIYRGQMDDSRPGNTKEVTGEDLIIAFENLLAGEPQDEMQRPSMGCNIKWK; encoded by the coding sequence ATGGCAAACACTCCTTCAAATATGCTCGAACTCGGAACAAAGGCGCCTTTTTTTGAACTTCCGAATCCTTCTCACAGCAATGAAATTCAGTCTTTGGATGATTTGAAGGGCGAGAAGGGGACTTTGGTGATTTTCATGTGTAATCATTGTCCGTTCGTGCTTCACATCATCGATAAATTGGCAGAATTGTACGAAGATTATCAGGAAAAAGGCATCGAATTCATCGCCATCAATTCCAACGATGTTGAAAAATATCCTGCAGATTCTCCCGAAAAAATGGTAGAATTTCAAGTGGATAGAAAATTTGATTTCCCTTATTTGTTTGACGAAAGTCAGGCAGTTGCAAAAGCTTACGATGCAGCTTGTACTCCAGACTTCTACTTTTTCGACGAGAAACTTGATTTAATTTACCGTGGTCAAATGGACGATTCAAGGCCTGGAAATACTAAAGAAGTTACGGGTGAAGATTTAATTATCGCGTTCGAAAATCTACTCGCAGGTGAACCGCAGGATGAAATGCAAAGACCAAGTATGGGCTGCAACATCAAATGGAAGTAA
- the miaA gene encoding tRNA (adenosine(37)-N6)-dimethylallyltransferase MiaA: MKTLISIIGTTGIGKTKLAIEIAKHFDTEIISCDSRQFFREMKIGTATPSSEELAEVPHHFIGNLSVEDYYSIGQYEKDSLQKIAELFKRHDVLVLVGGSMMYEKAVIEGLNDLPEANEENQRKLEKIFNEEGIETLQNMLKELDSEYYQTVDKGNPRRLFRAIDIIWQTGKTYTENISSQLKKRDFKVIRIGIEAPREKIYERINQRVDKMMEDGLLDEAKNLFQYKNLVPLQTVGYTELFKYFDGTWTLDFAIEEIKKNSRRFAKRQLTWYRKEENINWVNFENSLQESLSLLQNNVKM; the protein is encoded by the coding sequence ATGAAAACCCTCATCTCCATCATCGGAACAACAGGAATCGGCAAAACAAAACTCGCCATCGAAATTGCAAAACATTTCGACACCGAAATTATTTCCTGCGATTCCCGACAGTTTTTCCGCGAGATGAAAATCGGAACGGCAACCCCGTCCAGTGAAGAATTGGCAGAAGTTCCGCATCACTTTATCGGCAATCTTTCGGTGGAAGATTATTATTCAATCGGTCAATACGAAAAAGATTCTTTACAAAAAATTGCTGAACTTTTTAAAAGACATGATGTTTTGGTTTTAGTGGGTGGAAGTATGATGTACGAAAAAGCCGTGATTGAAGGACTGAACGATTTACCCGAAGCGAACGAAGAAAACCAGAGAAAACTCGAAAAAATTTTCAATGAAGAAGGAATCGAAACGCTTCAAAATATGCTTAAAGAACTGGATTCTGAATATTATCAAACCGTTGACAAAGGCAATCCCAGAAGACTGTTCAGGGCCATCGACATTATTTGGCAAACAGGAAAAACCTATACCGAAAACATTAGTTCACAGTTAAAAAAACGCGATTTCAAGGTCATCCGAATTGGAATTGAGGCGCCACGAGAAAAGATTTACGAAAGAATAAATCAACGCGTGGATAAAATGATGGAAGACGGTTTATTGGATGAAGCCAAAAATTTATTTCAATATAAAAATCTCGTTCCGCTTCAAACCGTAGGTTACACCGAGCTTTTCAAATATTTTGATGGAACTTGGACTTTAGATTTTGCAATTGAAGAAATCAAGAAAAATTCCCGCAGATTTGCAAAACGTCAGTTGACTTGGTATCGGAAAGAAGAAAACATCAATTGGGTAAATTTTGAAAATTCCCTTCAAGAATCGTTATCTTTGCTCCAGAATAATGTAAAAATGTAG
- a CDS encoding YkvA family protein has translation MKLSKIQLAKEAFKHKGFIQKIPVIARMVKSIMSKGGYKPEFKNVILPALVMLYLLSPLDIIPDWIPVIGVLDDLALLAMAIPMLTSEAEKFVAWEASRKQNDNNIVEAEIVG, from the coding sequence ATGAAACTATCAAAAATTCAACTGGCGAAAGAAGCTTTTAAGCACAAAGGATTCATCCAAAAAATTCCTGTTATCGCAAGAATGGTGAAGTCTATCATGTCAAAAGGCGGCTACAAACCAGAATTCAAAAACGTGATTTTACCAGCATTGGTCATGCTTTACCTGCTCTCACCGCTCGACATTATTCCAGACTGGATTCCTGTAATCGGTGTTTTAGACGACCTCGCTTTACTTGCAATGGCAATCCCGATGCTCACTTCCGAAGCCGAAAAATTTGTGGCATGGGAAGCTTCCAGAAAACAAAACGACAACAATATTGTAGAAGCAGAAATTGTAGGATAA
- a CDS encoding TlpA family protein disulfide reductase, with the protein MNFVKKNIFYLIATAMLIILFAFPEVKLKIKDLFFPVAAIENAVTLNDADYDIQLKGINTTSTNLKNLKGNKLVLLNFWGTWCPPCREEWPTIQKLYDSKKDKVDFVLIAMQDQEEDVVKFLKDNNYTAPVYIAQSPVTANVLPKVFPTTFLLDKNGRILLKEDASKDWNSKSVHEFIDNIVK; encoded by the coding sequence ATGAACTTTGTTAAAAAAAATATTTTCTATTTAATTGCAACTGCAATGCTGATTATTCTTTTTGCCTTTCCAGAAGTTAAACTGAAAATAAAAGATTTGTTCTTTCCGGTTGCAGCCATTGAAAACGCAGTTACGTTGAACGATGCAGATTACGACATTCAATTAAAAGGAATAAACACCACTTCAACCAACCTTAAAAATCTGAAAGGGAATAAACTGGTTTTGCTGAATTTTTGGGGAACTTGGTGTCCTCCTTGTCGCGAAGAATGGCCAACAATTCAAAAACTTTATGATTCCAAAAAAGATAAAGTAGATTTCGTCTTGATTGCGATGCAGGATCAAGAAGAAGACGTGGTAAAATTTTTGAAAGACAACAATTACACGGCTCCAGTTTACATTGCACAAAGTCCGGTCACTGCGAACGTTTTACCAAAAGTTTTCCCGACCACATTTTTATTGGATAAAAACGGAAGAATCCTTCTAAAGGAAGACGCTTCCAAAGATTGGAACTCCAAATCCGTACACGAATTTATTGATAATATCGTAAAATAA
- a CDS encoding thioredoxin family protein: MSNLQNYWQKAISFDEYLKISEERANDNPDKNDEHQEYYELGLQRMNRILKTFKVDDSQLETLKSKNFNGKILMISEPWCGDASATVPAVSKFFEAAGNEVKIFLRDSDLSLIDQFLTNGTQSIPIVIILDQNFNVINHWGPRPKHGMELLRKFKENPEAYPREEFYNDLQVYYAKNRGKDAVQEILELI; encoded by the coding sequence ATGTCAAACCTACAGAACTACTGGCAAAAAGCAATCAGTTTCGACGAATACCTAAAAATTTCCGAAGAAAGAGCAAATGATAATCCCGACAAAAACGACGAACATCAGGAATATTACGAACTCGGACTTCAAAGAATGAACCGAATTTTAAAAACTTTTAAAGTTGACGATTCACAACTTGAAACTTTAAAATCAAAAAATTTTAACGGCAAAATTCTCATGATTTCTGAACCTTGGTGCGGCGATGCAAGTGCGACTGTTCCTGCAGTTTCCAAGTTTTTCGAGGCAGCGGGAAATGAAGTGAAAATTTTTCTGCGTGATTCCGACCTTTCCCTAATCGACCAATTTTTAACCAACGGAACACAATCAATTCCCATTGTTATTATTTTGGACCAAAACTTCAACGTCATCAATCATTGGGGACCAAGACCAAAACACGGAATGGAACTTCTGAGAAAATTCAAGGAAAATCCCGAAGCTTATCCAAGAGAAGAATTCTACAACGATTTACAAGTTTATTATGCGAAAAACCGCGGTAAAGATGCCGTTCAAGAAATCCTCGAACTCATTTAA
- the aroC gene encoding chorismate synthase translates to MFSLGNFLSLSTFGESHGIAYGGILTHFPAGLEVDLEAVQHQLDRRKPGQSSIVTQRKESDTVKFLSGIFEGKTTGTPIGFIIENENQKSKDYDHIAKAYRPSHADFTYDQKFGIRDYRGGGKSSARETVNWVVAGSLAKQILPKDVEISAYVSSVGEIFCEKPYQDLDFSEIDSNEVRCPDSETAQKMISKIKEIKKEGNTIGGTITCVIKNLPAGIGEPVFGKLQAELAKAMMNINAAKGFEYGSGFCGAKMTGKEHNDLFNEDFSTKTNLSGGIQGGISNGMDIYFRVAFKPVATILRPQESVDKDRNPVIVEGKGRHDPCVLPRAVPVVENLAAFVLADLFLINKIRKV, encoded by the coding sequence ATGTTCAGTTTAGGAAATTTTCTCTCGCTTTCCACTTTTGGTGAAAGTCATGGAATCGCTTATGGCGGAATTTTAACCCATTTTCCAGCAGGTTTGGAAGTGGATTTGGAAGCAGTTCAGCATCAACTCGACCGCAGAAAACCTGGGCAAAGTTCCATCGTGACGCAACGCAAAGAAAGTGACACCGTGAAATTTCTTTCCGGAATTTTTGAGGGAAAAACCACTGGAACTCCAATCGGTTTCATCATCGAAAATGAAAATCAAAAATCGAAAGATTACGACCATATTGCAAAAGCATATCGACCAAGTCACGCAGATTTTACATACGACCAAAAATTCGGAATCCGTGATTATCGCGGCGGCGGGAAATCTTCTGCACGCGAAACCGTAAATTGGGTGGTTGCAGGAAGTTTGGCAAAGCAAATTCTCCCAAAAGACGTTGAAATCAGTGCTTACGTTTCTTCTGTTGGCGAAATTTTCTGTGAAAAACCTTATCAGGATTTAGATTTTTCTGAAATTGATTCCAATGAAGTTCGTTGTCCGGATTCGGAAACCGCCCAAAAAATGATTTCAAAAATTAAGGAAATTAAAAAAGAGGGAAATACAATCGGCGGAACAATAACCTGCGTCATCAAAAATCTTCCGGCTGGAATTGGCGAACCCGTTTTCGGAAAATTGCAGGCAGAATTGGCAAAAGCAATGATGAACATCAACGCAGCAAAAGGTTTCGAATACGGAAGCGGATTTTGTGGCGCAAAAATGACTGGAAAAGAACACAACGATTTATTCAACGAAGATTTCTCCACAAAAACCAATCTTTCAGGAGGAATTCAAGGCGGAATTTCGAATGGGATGGATATTTATTTTCGTGTCGCTTTCAAACCGGTTGCCACGATTTTGAGACCGCAAGAAAGTGTGGACAAAGACAGAAATCCCGTGATTGTGGAAGGAAAAGGTCGCCACGATCCGTGTGTTTTACCGAGAGCAGTTCCTGTTGTGGAAAATTTGGCTGCTTTTGTTTTGGCGGATTTGTTTTTGATTAATAAAATTCGCAAAGTGTGA
- a CDS encoding LIC_10190 family membrane protein, with translation MLYILFTVIFLLPVLLGFGSIFMKLSGIYKSNISLKILTGIISITTIFTITAFFFPLNVLVEALILFIGLAAFFYFKEYKSVWNFFSEHQWEFCVLAFITVFFGSYYPFILDHFGYYVPTVKWISEVGLVKGISNLDLVLGQMSMWHIFQAGLSNFSDPFLRLNTMVLITYLIYIFEKKSWINLIFLPVLYLFTQSPSPDLPVIAFSLMVLNEVWRANTNSVLLFLISIFIFCIKPTLIWVPLFVFLYSLLILKKSVKFVLPGICILLLFFIKNIWVFGYPVFPMQFLDLGWSWKPNAQLLKNSAEMAIQKTYDMQFTYSKIDQFSRWDYIKNWFLLEGIKGKINTLFIISLIVFFVFALKKNSTLVWILLVSVVTKSVLVLLFSAQYRFFIDVFFVIFFVFFVNRFSRKFSMTAFFVMSSVLALFLSYPNLFKNHLPSFRVGSLMGSFKAEQFILPSTYDWNHYRSYQIGNLDFKVVDGYILSFDIPIPAVSPDYLKEYHDAGIFPQLKGKTLKEGFIWKNLTPKEKMQLQEVLENYILSLDAKR, from the coding sequence GTGCTTTACATTTTATTTACAGTTATTTTCCTGCTTCCGGTTCTTTTGGGATTCGGAAGCATCTTTATGAAGCTAAGCGGAATTTACAAATCGAATATTTCTCTGAAAATATTAACAGGAATCATTTCGATTACCACTATTTTCACCATAACTGCATTTTTCTTTCCGCTGAATGTTCTGGTTGAAGCTCTAATTTTATTCATTGGTTTGGCGGCTTTCTTTTATTTTAAAGAATATAAATCGGTCTGGAATTTCTTTTCGGAACATCAATGGGAGTTTTGCGTTCTGGCTTTCATTACGGTTTTTTTCGGTTCCTATTATCCATTTATTTTAGACCATTTTGGTTATTATGTTCCAACCGTGAAATGGATCTCGGAAGTGGGATTGGTAAAAGGAATTTCAAATTTGGATTTGGTTTTGGGGCAAATGTCGATGTGGCATATTTTTCAGGCAGGATTATCTAATTTCTCTGATCCTTTCCTAAGGTTAAATACGATGGTTCTGATAACTTACCTGATTTATATATTTGAAAAAAAATCGTGGATAAATTTAATTTTCCTTCCAGTTTTGTATTTATTTACACAATCTCCAAGTCCAGATTTACCGGTTATTGCTTTTTCATTGATGGTTTTAAATGAAGTTTGGCGCGCCAACACAAATTCGGTTTTGCTTTTTTTGATATCCATTTTCATTTTCTGCATCAAACCAACTTTGATTTGGGTGCCACTCTTCGTATTTCTATATTCATTGCTGATCCTAAAAAAATCTGTGAAATTTGTACTTCCAGGGATTTGCATTCTTTTGTTATTCTTCATCAAGAATATTTGGGTTTTTGGTTATCCGGTTTTTCCGATGCAATTTTTAGATTTAGGGTGGTCCTGGAAACCCAATGCCCAACTTTTAAAAAATTCTGCAGAAATGGCAATCCAGAAAACTTATGACATGCAGTTCACCTACTCGAAGATTGACCAGTTTTCGCGGTGGGATTATATTAAAAATTGGTTTTTATTGGAAGGGATTAAAGGTAAAATCAACACATTATTTATCATCAGTTTAATTGTTTTTTTTGTTTTTGCCTTGAAGAAAAATTCAACATTAGTTTGGATTTTATTGGTGTCGGTTGTAACTAAAAGTGTTTTAGTTCTTTTGTTTTCTGCGCAGTACAGGTTTTTCATTGATGTGTTCTTCGTCATATTTTTTGTTTTTTTTGTCAACCGGTTTTCCAGGAAGTTTTCAATGACTGCTTTCTTTGTCATGTCGTCTGTTTTGGCACTTTTTCTTTCTTACCCTAATCTTTTCAAAAATCATCTGCCAAGTTTTCGGGTGGGATCATTAATGGGGAGTTTCAAAGCGGAACAGTTTATTCTACCCTCGACATACGATTGGAATCATTATCGAAGTTATCAAATCGGAAATCTTGATTTTAAGGTCGTGGATGGATATATTTTAAGTTTTGACATTCCTATTCCTGCCGTTTCACCTGATTACCTGAAAGAATATCACGATGCCGGAATTTTTCCACAATTGAAAGGAAAAACTTTGAAAGAAGGTTTTATCTGGAAGAATTTAACACCAAAAGAAAAAATGCAACTTCAGGAAGTTTTGGAGAATTACATCTTAAGTTTAGATGCTAAAAGGTAG
- a CDS encoding T9SS type A sorting domain-containing protein, protein MLMKLNYFLATFATMLFSAQQNVVIHSGTPTEPTIAVHPNNPNIVVAAANINNYYYSTNGGLNWTRKTLSSTFGVWGDPVMVFDNTGNLFFGHLSNPSSGSWLDRIVVQKSADGGVSYNNGSFAGLNGKQHDKQWLAVDSNNNLYMTWTQFDSYGSTNPNDKTAILFSKSVDGGNSWSNALKINQIDGDCVDEDNTVEGAVPAIGPNNEIYVSWAGPAGLVFDRSFDGGNTWLTNDIKIADIPGGWDFMIPGLDRSNGLPITACDISNGPNRGTIYVNWSDQRNGTDNTDVFLSKSTDGGNTWTSPVKVNNDNSGKHQFLTWMTIDHTNGNLYFVFYDRRSYTDSRTDVYIAKSTDGGQSFVNMKVNQTTFTPNAGIFFGDYTNIAVRNGVVRPIWGDQVGGASRIVTANINDNEILQTSEDSSDHNISFYPNPVVNEAYISYKLHSLSQVEINIYDMSGKMVHQILKEKQTYGKYIQKIEVDLLKLKKGNYVCELKVDGTTKKSVKFIK, encoded by the coding sequence ATGCTTATGAAACTCAATTATTTTCTCGCAACTTTTGCCACAATGCTTTTTAGTGCCCAGCAAAATGTTGTTATTCACAGTGGTACACCCACTGAGCCAACGATTGCTGTTCATCCTAACAATCCCAACATCGTTGTTGCTGCCGCAAATATTAATAACTATTATTATTCAACCAATGGTGGTTTAAACTGGACGCGCAAAACTCTAAGTTCAACATTTGGAGTTTGGGGAGATCCGGTGATGGTTTTCGACAATACCGGAAATTTGTTTTTTGGGCATTTGTCCAACCCAAGTTCTGGGAGTTGGCTCGATAGAATCGTCGTGCAAAAATCAGCCGATGGGGGAGTATCTTATAATAACGGAAGTTTTGCAGGATTGAATGGAAAGCAACACGATAAACAGTGGCTTGCTGTAGACAGTAACAACAATCTGTACATGACCTGGACTCAGTTTGATTCTTACGGAAGCACCAATCCAAACGACAAAACCGCGATCTTATTTTCAAAATCTGTAGACGGAGGAAATTCGTGGAGCAATGCCCTCAAAATAAATCAAATTGATGGTGATTGTGTGGATGAAGATAATACGGTTGAAGGTGCAGTCCCAGCAATTGGTCCTAATAATGAAATTTACGTTTCTTGGGCAGGACCGGCTGGTCTTGTTTTTGACCGCTCGTTCGATGGCGGAAATACTTGGCTCACCAATGACATCAAAATTGCAGATATTCCAGGAGGTTGGGATTTTATGATTCCCGGGCTTGATCGAAGTAACGGACTTCCCATTACTGCATGCGACATTAGCAACGGTCCAAATCGCGGAACGATTTATGTGAACTGGTCTGATCAAAGAAACGGAACAGATAATACCGACGTTTTTTTAAGCAAGTCTACCGATGGCGGAAATACATGGACAAGTCCCGTAAAAGTTAATAACGACAATTCCGGAAAACACCAGTTTCTTACCTGGATGACCATCGATCACACCAATGGAAACCTTTATTTCGTATTTTACGACAGAAGAAGTTACACCGACAGCAGAACTGATGTTTATATTGCCAAATCAACCGATGGTGGACAATCTTTTGTGAATATGAAGGTGAACCAAACAACCTTCACCCCGAATGCGGGAATATTTTTTGGAGATTATACCAATATCGCGGTGAGAAACGGCGTCGTTCGTCCAATTTGGGGAGATCAGGTAGGTGGAGCAAGTAGAATCGTTACAGCAAATATCAACGATAATGAGATTTTGCAAACCAGTGAAGATTCTAGTGATCACAACATTTCTTTTTATCCAAATCCTGTTGTAAACGAAGCATACATTTCCTATAAACTTCATTCCCTATCGCAAGTTGAAATCAACATCTACGATATGAGTGGCAAAATGGTTCATCAGATTTTAAAAGAAAAACAGACTTATGGAAAATACATCCAAAAAATTGAAGTCGACCTTCTGAAACTGAAGAAAGGTAATTATGTGTGCGAACTAAAGGTGGATGGAACCACAAAGAAATCCGTGAAGTTTATTAAATAA
- a CDS encoding YMGG-like glycine zipper-containing protein produces the protein MKNILLAGVMSVFMLTACKKDNTVAEKSLEQQKVEFQQRQLEIEQQKLAIEKERMAYETQKKADSIVEANKAKAAAATAVAAKPKVVTKTRTVYVNNTPRTSSSSGTYAGTQGTSSGTTQGTTQKQGMSKAAKGTIIGTVGGAAAGAIINKNNRGAGAVIGGIVGGATGYAIGRAQDRKDGRVQPR, from the coding sequence ATGAAAAATATATTGTTAGCAGGTGTAATGTCGGTATTTATGTTGACTGCCTGTAAAAAGGACAACACGGTAGCTGAAAAATCATTAGAACAGCAAAAAGTAGAATTTCAGCAAAGACAGCTTGAAATTGAACAACAAAAGTTGGCGATTGAAAAAGAAAGAATGGCTTACGAAACACAGAAAAAAGCCGATAGTATTGTTGAAGCCAACAAAGCGAAAGCAGCTGCAGCAACAGCAGTCGCTGCTAAACCTAAAGTGGTTACTAAAACGAGAACGGTTTATGTAAATAATACACCAAGAACATCTTCAAGTTCAGGGACTTATGCCGGAACACAGGGAACTTCTTCAGGAACAACTCAAGGTACCACCCAAAAACAAGGGATGAGTAAAGCAGCTAAAGGAACCATTATTGGTACAGTAGGTGGTGCAGCAGCAGGAGCGATTATCAACAAAAATAACCGTGGAGCAGGTGCCGTAATTGGAGGTATTGTAGGTGGTGCAACAGGATATGCAATTGGTAGAGCGCAGGATAGAAAAGATGGTAGAGTGCAACCGAGATAA
- a CDS encoding DUF4403 family protein has translation MRKFLIMFLLVFGAKVFSQQNVQVVSATDLNFPKIKSSITMPVKIPLSEIANIINNSVPQLVFQDDSYTDNDNDQFKVKVWKTRPIRLVGGTNQNLLIEVPLKIWAEKGIGTFGVYTYQNTTFETVMYFNSQLTFNNNWTMNTKTQPMGFKWVTKPVLDYGKIKVPITNLVESSLKKQQADFCKTIDEMMLKQLNFQQYAIMAWNQFSQPFNISEEYNTWLKITPIAVNISPLVFYGNQIEANIGIDTFSETFTGQKPAASPSIKTIANFNSVQALPQKFLLQTTANIPFTEATAIAEKMFLNKEFDFREGKSKIKITKIKVYGENQRIMIEAQTEGTVDGTSFISGIPIYDELKRKIVLSDTKFKLKTKNILQKTATLLFQGKIVKMIEEEYGIPTAELESSSKKSIEETFNKEYFKGLKMQGKVFKLKPSQVILNQNGITAVIDTDAQLKLLVQGM, from the coding sequence ATGCGAAAATTTTTAATAATGTTTTTGTTGGTTTTTGGTGCGAAAGTATTTTCACAACAAAATGTACAAGTCGTTTCAGCAACAGATTTAAATTTCCCGAAGATAAAATCTTCCATTACGATGCCTGTGAAAATTCCTCTTTCGGAGATTGCCAATATCATTAATAATTCCGTTCCGCAATTGGTTTTTCAGGACGATTCGTACACCGATAATGACAATGACCAATTCAAAGTAAAAGTCTGGAAAACCCGACCAATCCGTTTAGTTGGCGGAACAAATCAAAATTTACTCATTGAAGTTCCCTTAAAAATTTGGGCAGAAAAAGGAATCGGAACGTTCGGAGTTTACACTTACCAAAACACGACTTTTGAAACGGTGATGTATTTCAATTCTCAACTCACTTTTAATAATAATTGGACGATGAATACCAAAACACAACCGATGGGTTTTAAATGGGTGACAAAACCTGTACTTGATTATGGTAAAATTAAAGTTCCCATTACTAATTTGGTAGAATCAAGTCTGAAAAAACAGCAAGCCGATTTTTGTAAAACTATTGATGAGATGATGTTGAAGCAACTCAACTTTCAGCAATATGCTATTATGGCGTGGAATCAGTTTTCGCAACCTTTTAACATTTCGGAAGAGTACAACACTTGGCTGAAAATCACACCGATTGCTGTAAATATCTCACCATTAGTTTTCTACGGAAATCAAATTGAAGCCAATATCGGAATCGATACCTTTTCTGAAACGTTTACGGGACAAAAACCTGCAGCTTCGCCTTCAATTAAAACAATTGCAAATTTTAATTCTGTTCAAGCTTTGCCACAGAAATTTCTACTTCAAACTACGGCGAATATTCCGTTCACCGAAGCAACTGCAATCGCTGAAAAAATGTTTTTGAATAAGGAATTTGACTTTAGAGAAGGAAAATCCAAAATCAAAATCACAAAAATTAAAGTATATGGCGAAAATCAACGAATCATGATTGAAGCACAAACGGAAGGAACTGTTGACGGAACTTCTTTCATTTCGGGAATTCCGATTTATGATGAGCTGAAAAGAAAAATTGTTTTAAGTGATACCAAATTCAAACTGAAAACTAAAAATATTTTGCAGAAAACCGCAACATTACTTTTTCAAGGAAAAATCGTGAAAATGATTGAGGAGGAATATGGAATTCCAACCGCGGAATTAGAAAGTTCATCCAAGAAAAGCATTGAAGAAACCTTCAACAAAGAATATTTCAAAGGCTTGAAAATGCAGGGGAAAGTTTTCAAACTGAAACCTTCACAAGTTATTTTAAACCAAAATGGAATTACAGCAGTGATTGATACCGACGCACAACTGAAACTTTTAGTCCAGGGAATGTAA